DNA from Triticum aestivum cultivar Chinese Spring chromosome 7D, IWGSC CS RefSeq v2.1, whole genome shotgun sequence:
ACGGTAGAGGTTGGGCTCTCCCGTGTGCTGACGGTGCTGCTGCTCCGagtcccggctcctcttcttcgTTGTCCAGGCCCTACTTCATGGTGTCGTGGTGAGACAACGTGGGAAGCTTCAATAACatgttggcgcagggtggtggtcggtttgcTGGCGAGCTCCGGAGCGCccgaggtgaaggttgggatcgggagaaatccctatCAGCCTGGAcgacaccgacgcggtggcgcTTGAGGGTGCCGCCGGAACTTCCTcgagggcgtcgggggctacccttCCTTTCTCCTCCTCACGTACCGGAGGAAACCCTTTGCAGAAACGTTGTGATCGTcacgtcccttcttggaggtgttcaTTGGTACTGGCGCTTCGGAGTTTAGGAGTTTGGTGGGAGATCTCCGGTGGGCGCAGTGGtcacgaggcttcttcgtttttgtcGATCCGCCATTGTCGGCATTTGTTCCTTTTGTATTTTTTCTGTCATTTCTTTTGAGCGTGACTGTGCTGCTGCCCCAGCACCTATCGTTCGTTGTATTGGTTGGTTGCTTTGTAACCTTTTTCGAACTAAAATATGACTATTGTCCTTCATCTTCAACTACTCGATGCTCATGGTTCTTCCTGTCTCGCCtccagcactagtagaaaaagggtctaatgttcaggtcattagtcccggtttgtatttgagccggcactaatgtgaccattagtgccggttccaacggctaggagggcggcgctcattagtaccggttcgtggcgaacctttagtaccggttcgtgccacgaaccggtactaaagaggcggtggcctttagtacgggttggtggctccagccggtactaaagaccccccccccccttagtacgggttcgtgccaccaaccggtactaaaggggtgcgctgccacccgccgtgcacaatgtttagtcccacctcgctagttgagaggagctcgcaccggtttataagccccgccgcggctaccgtgtcgagctcctctctaagcaggcctttgtgggcctattgcaagtcttctgccttgtggggcctactgggccgtacgggcctgcatcctggcccaactagaggttgggtttctagttgtatgcaggccgtgccggcccagtaggtgagctgttttttctttatttcaaaaaaaaaatcctttagtaccggttggtgttaccaaccggtcctaaagggctcccctcccccggcgctggctcgtgccacgtggtggccctttagcgacGATTCGTgcagaactggtactaaagggggggacctttagtccccaccctttagtgccggttacagaaccggcactaaagggccttatgaaccggtgttgtagcctggttctgcactagtgcagaTAGATCATGTACAAACCCCTCGCCGCGGAGGTCGCAACCCTATCTCGTGCTCGGCCACCGTTTCGGCCACGAAGCACCGCTGCCTCTCTCCATCAGGAATAGCAGACGCAgaaaggaaaaccctaaggcaacTTAGAATTGACAAAACGCACAAACCTAGCACTCCTAAATGACAACATTTAggtcgtaggatttccaaaacgcggaaatagggaaaacatgggattagagtggcatgtcatcttgaatccaacaggattgtatgagtgtttgattttGCATAGAAAAAAAtgtaggattctttcaaagaggtttgagtggatggaaatttttcaatgaaatctagtgcaaatgaatcttatgaaaaaattcctatgattTACAATCTTACGAGTCAAACAACCCACGTAAGAAAAGTTCTTAAGGATTAGAATACtcaaaaattcctttgagaatcctttaaATAAAAGAAGCCCTTATAAGTTTTTCTCCATCAAGATCAAATGGAGAAGAGATCAATGTTTTTAGGACAATAGAGGTGACCAATGTACATGGTTCATTAACTCAACCTATTAGCTAAGCTAGGCTCCTCAGTGCAAGTGGAGTATTTCTTGTGCCCACTTCACTCCTGCAGCTCAGCTCAGCTCACTCTCCCTCCCACCACACGCACTTCCGGGCCAGCTCCCTGCCACTCTCCAGCTCTCCGCTCACGATGAACCTACTGCCTCACCACCACCTGTCGCTGCCGTCTgggcctggccgccgcccctctccagcggcggcggaggtggagatGGACCCGCGCGTGTGGCGCCGGCTGCCGCAGCCGCTGCTGGACCGCGTGCTGGCGTGCCTCCCGACGCCGTCCTTCCTCCGCGCCCGCGCCGTCTGCCGCCGCTTCTACCACCTCCTCTTCTCCTCCCCGTTCCTCCACTCTCACCtcctgcactccccgcacctccccttcttcgccttcgccgtcccctccgccggccacctcctcctcctcgaccccacCTCCCAGCCGCAGGGACCGTCCTGGTTCCTCCTCCCGCTCCCGATCCCGGGCCCGGCCGCGGGGTTCTCGCCGGCTGCCGCTTCCGCTGGCCTGCTGGCGTTCCTCTCCGACGCGTCCGGGCACAAGACGCTGCTCCTCGCCAACCCAATCACGCGCCTCCTCGCCGCGCTGCCGCTCGGCCCCACGCAGCGCCTCTCCCCCACCGTCGGCCTGGCCGCGGGCTCGACGTCCATCATCGCCGTCGTGGCTGGCGACGACCTCGTGTCCCCTTTCGCCGTCAAGAACATCTCCGTCgacaccttcgtcgccgacgccgcctCCGTCCCGTCCTCCGGCTTCTGGGTCCCCAGCTCCCTCCTGCCACGCCTGTCCTCCCTCGACCCTCGCGCCGGCATGGCCTTCGCCTCCGGAAGGTACTCTCACTCTCTCTGTCCCTCGCACATCCGCATAAATGGAAAGGGGTTCTTGTACATATTTATTTCTCCATACGATCCAAGAATGGATCGGGTTGTTGTACATCATTATAAATGGGACGTGCAAATTTCTGATTATGGGCGGCTGATCTGTGTCCTTTGAAGGTTCTACTGCATGAGCTCGTCGCCGTTCGCGGTTCTCGTGTTCGACGTGGCGGCGAACGTCTGGAGCAAGGTGCAGCCGCCGATGAGGCGGTTCCTGCGGTCGCCGGCGCTGGTGGAGCTCGGCGGCGGCAGAGAGGGCTCGGGCACCGCAAGGGTGGGGCTCGTCGCGTCCGTGGAGAAGAGCCGTCTCAGCGTGCCGAGGAGCGTGCGCGTCTGGACACTGCGCGGCAGAGGAgcctccggcggcggtggcggcgcgtggAGCGAGGTGGGGCGGATGCCGCAGGACGTGCACACGCAGTTCGCGGCCGCGGAGGGCGGGCGAGGGTTCGAGTGCGCCGCTCACGGCGACTTCGTCGTGCTCGCGCCCCGCGGCGGGCCGGCAACCGTGCCGGTGCCGACGACCGTGCTCGTGTTCGACTCGCGCCGCGACGAGTGGCGGTGGGCGCCACCTTGCCCATACGTCGGGCACGGCATGGCCGCAGTGGCCAACGGCGGAGGCGCGGGCTTCCGGGTCCTCGCGTACGAGCCACGCCTGGCGACGCCGGCCATCGGCCTCCTGGACGCCACGACGCCGGTGGCTTTGCATGGGATGCATGGTTAGATTGTGTGACTGCTTAATTGCACTAGTTGCTACACCCTGCTCTTAATTTCTAATGAATCAAATATGCTATCTTTAGTACTAGTATTCATGAGACATTTCAGGCTTGAATTTAGTAGTAGTAAGTGTGGTATTTAATAATTTGTTGTTGAGAATTGCTATGCAAGTATGTATGCATATTGTTTAATTTACTAGACAGGTTTTGAATGGGTAGTATATTTGTTGTTCTGTTCTTAGCATGGGATCTGATGAAAGTGAAACATGTGTTCTGAAGTGAAGTAACTTATGTCGTTTCATGATCACATGGAGGCATATAAAAAAGTGTGTGATTGCTCATGACAAGCAGAGTTCTAGCTTGCTTTATTGTTGAATCTACTTCAGATATTTGGCAAAATAAAAATTTGCCAACATTTGACAACTTTTTGTGAGATTGGCAACAAAAATTGGTATGCAACCAATCTTTAGCCAAAATTTGGCAACCTTATACCACCAATTGTTGGAAATGCAAACCTCCACCGAATACTAATAAAGCAAAATGTATATATAAAAGATTACATGATCTATTTGGAAGATATACGATTTTACTAGGAGATCAATGGTATTGAAGTACTATGTGGAAGTTTTATACTGGATTCTTTTTTAAAATGTAGGTTTGGTTTTTAATTTCCTACATAATTCGTCCATTGACTTCATATTTGCTCAGATACCATGTTTTAGTTGATTTAGAAAACATTTTTCTCGATCTCCTAGCTAACCAAAATCCAGCTGCAGCATCGAAATAACACCTCTGTATAATCCTGGATTACATTATCTTATTGGAAGATATATGATTTTACTAGGAGACCAATGGTATTGAAGTACTATGTGGAAATTTTATACTGGATTCTTTTAATAAATGTAGGATTGGTTTTTAAATTTCTACATAATTCGTCCATTGACTACATATTTTAGGAGAATCCTTCATATTTTCTCAGATCTCATGTTTTAGTTGATTTAGGAAACATTTTTCTCGATCTCGTAGCTAACCAATATCCATCTGCTGCATCAAAATAACACTTCTGTATAATCCTGTTCTGCAATTTCATGTAAAATATCTTCCCAAAAATTGTTCCATGTAAACTTCCAACGGACATGAAATCCCATTCTTGTGTATTTTCCTTCAAGCAATAAAATGTACTATTATAAAGTATAATTATAGAGAGTGACTAGCAATAAGCTTGCAAGCGCTACCAATGTTAGAACTCTAATTTCTCTCTATTTATGGTCTCATATTTCTTATATTCTAGGAAAAcatttgagttaattcataatAAGAAAAAGAACTCGTGATTTTGAGTTATTCCCCTCTCTCTTGTAATGTGCAACGAATTATTCTTCAAAAAAATGTGTAGAAGAAAAAAAAGGACAAAGGGCATCTAAATTGACAAGGAACATCCAGAAATCTATATGTTGGTAACGCAACAAATTTTCTACTAATAAAAAACCTAGGACATCAACTATGTACATTTGGGTCCATCTATGATAAATTAACATCGGAAAACAAACCTAGGCTCCTTGGACAAACACATATATTATTTCAATAGGTGCCTGTAAATTTTTACGAAGAATATGTTAATTTATGGGCTACACACACAAATAATATGTGGGTCTATAAATCTGCACTCCTTGTGAGTACCACACAAATGAGCAtattttttgcaaaaaataaagGCATGTGATTTTTCAGTTTATTTGCAACTTAAAAAATGTGTTTCTGTTACGATTTTTCTTCCTATCCCTTTTTAATTAATCAAAGATGTATCTCTGCAAAAAATTACAAGTGGTTGGAGGAGGATGTGCATGTACAGTGGAACTATATTTGGCAATGTACAGTAGAACGGAGGAATCTTATATGGGGAATGCACATGAGTTCAGTGCAGTACACCAAGGTACCGGATCGGCCTGCAACGCCCACGGAGAAAGCTCTCGTGGTTGGGTGCTGCCGGATTCTCACCTCATCTTTCTCTCTGCCTTGGCCAAGAAATTCAATGCGCTAGTACAGCCTCACCTGCCACGCCAAGACAAAAACCCTAGCCCTAGCTAGACTTGCTATTTTTCTAAAGAGAAAATATGTGTGGATGGACAGGTATCTGCGTGTGCGCAAAGTGATGAACTTTGGTCACTCGGGCATATATTCTCTGCTAATACTGCAATGCATGGTGACAGGACTTAAGAGCAGATCGGATGATTGACTACACGCTCATGTGTCGGATAGCAAAATATAACAAGTATATAAAGAAATGgacctttaattaattaattaatttacctCCTTCCACTAGTATAGAACATGGTTTTATAGCTGGTTTTGTGACAAATCCTGGCTTCTGACTTCGAATGAATTGGAGCTAAAAGGCCCTCTAACAGAGTTAttatattttctttttgaaaaataaATATATTAATATCACGAATATACCAATTACATCTAGTCTATGCACCAACAACAAGTCACAAACATATCCAGGACGCACACAGcccgaaaagaaaataaaaagggaaggGAAAAAATGGCCTCGCCACGGTGATCAACTCCTCTCAGCAGCAGCACACAAACCACCACCAAGGAAAACAACCAAAAAACATAAAAAGTCTCCAAAAGTGACGCCTTAAAAAAAGTGCACAAGTGCCATTGTCGCCTGATCCAAGATCATAGTTCTTCACCCTGGAGAAAGACCGAGTTCTCAAAGCAATACCTTCAACAAGGCAATTGTCAGGAAAAATCAATGAAGGCCAGaccttaggttttcaccctgaaagttATAACTCGGCACCCGAGGACCAACACCAAAAATGAAATCCTCCTATGTTGCCGGCCCCACTTACACTGCTGCTACGAAAAGTTATCAAACACCTGGCTGACTCCATTGCCCTCAAGGCCCCCTCTGGCTTATTGATCCTCCGATCTTAGCCATCAAGACTTTCTCTACCGCTATGTGTGCCATGGAAAACAAGATGCCGACATGTCCAATCGTGTCAACAAACAACATAGCTTGGCATCGCGCCCTCCTGGAGCCACGCAGGCTGACATGGATGCGCACGACCAGATACTCCAATCCAGATATCCTTGGGCAAGATCTCCAGCAGTAGTTCCGGAACATGTCGACGGCCAGATCGAGGAGGACCGATCATGAAGATTGTTGCCCTGATGCGACAAGAGCACAAGGACCGCCACCACACCGCTGCCTCCACCACACTGACGTCGTTGCCGCCACGACAGAGGACACCGGCCCTCGCTTCCCACAGCAGGCGACTCCAGGCACCAGATTTGACGGAACCGGCACCGGCCGCCCTGCCATCACGCCGCGCCGGCTCGCCCAccaccttcactacaaaaaaagacacatccgtgacattttgagccgaatgaattttttctgtcatacatatgacacttctgtgacgataattgtgacaaaacccagtatcatcatagatgtggtgggctcctacttctatgacaaaaaatcatgacagaaaatgggcttttcgtcctgggcgggccggagacgcagctgcatgacattctttgggccgtccatgacggaaaaaccgtggtagaagcgagggcgaggaaaattttggggagttcccggttacggtgggaggtcgggggccgagtgatgcgcgtttctctcgtacacgtacgcgcgtgtgtgcgaggcgttggttctaactgaacccgagtgaggcgttgggctctaactgaacccgagcgattgcactgcaggctacgcgttactgaacccgagcgatcgatcgatggctgttaactgaacccgatcgagcgattccttcgctactgctgctaactgaagccgatcgatgctgcctccgggaagaacagtgagcgttgcgcgcgcgggggggggggggggggggggttggatgaacagtgagcggtggcgttgcctctgaatgaacaagaccccgtggtgtggtggagggctggatgaacagtagacggtcgaggggtgcccgtggaggggtggttgaacaggaccccgtggtgtggagggctagatgaacagtagacggtggaggggtgcccgtgagggggtggttgaacaggaccccgtggtgtggagggctggatgaacagtagacggtggaggggtgcccgtggaggggtgattgaacagtagccggtggagtagggcacggtggaggctggatgaacaggagcccgtggaggctggaggaggtcgacggtggagatgaacagtatcccgtggagtcccgttttgcggtacgccacacccctcccgatgaacaggacccccgtttcgaccgtaggaggtccgtttcatccgttttgcggtacgccacacccctcccgatcaacaggacccccgtttcgaccgtaggaggtccgtttcgtccgttttgcggtacgccacacccctcccgatcaacaggacccccgtttcgaccgtaggaggttcgtttcctccgttttgcggtacgccacacccctcccgatcaacaggaccccgttccgaacgtaggaggtccgtttcctacgttgtgcggtacgccaggcctcgtttccatcgcctgttccgtccaagccctcccgatgaacacgaccacgcattccgttccgacccagccggttggctcccacgcgttccgttgcctcccgatgaacacgacgcattccgttgcctccccatgaacacgacgcattccgttgcctccccatgaacacaatgacgacgttgtttctccgttccgacccagccatgtcaacgagccctcgccgtacgtatgcgcgagtaggcgttcgagaccccgcccgtatgtacacatacgtggccgtattttctttcttgcaccctggccgttgtacgtacgtgtacatgctacgtgcacgtctctactacgacacgtgcgcgcctctacatccaccagtatatatgtatgtacacgttcgcgatcagaatgacaacgctacgtacgcttcgaccaggtgggtcccggctgtcaggcacttccttgcgtgcgaagatgtagctggtgggtcccagcagtcaggggggcgaatcgttttgtttttttttgcccggacgcacttccttgcgtgcgaaggtgtagctggtgggtcccagcagacaggggggaaacgtttttttcgcgaaatacggtggcctgtccggtgggtccccgctgtcaggtggaggaataattattttgcgcgtaataaggaggcacttccttgctgcggccgtggacccagctgtcagcgtctccacacacagtactcttccgatggaagtcggtcgttgaccacattgaccacgacgcgccgagagcaccacggcggtggacgacggcgaggcctaggaaagggacgagacggaggcagggaagactcggcagttgtttcccacgtggaagggagactgtacgagggtttactggttcgtctgccgtcgctgaagaataacagcaggtgtgggtgagtagagggatggctaggccagcgatgggagtacggtggggcggtgaggcctgcgcggcagcacagccggccgcggggaggagggagcaggcagtcctgccggcgcttgtttgagcggctggaacaggaagagcagagattgaagaagcaggacggccgttggatggacatccaacagtcagtgcttgtgcgtcaacctttttttttaggaaagcctcaaatctgtggaaaacagcatacagcccatctgccattatttctaataatttacagcccatttgctaattcttaaggtttttttggagcccatattctttttgttagcattacagcccatattgtggccacggttaaaaaattatacgaaattttgcatatttcggtgcggtccgaactgtttttaatcccgaaattttgactcacattcaaactgattttaaaaataaatgtatatcaatataaaatccaacaaattctccacgcataaaaattaatgtaatttaaaatcttgaaatgaaaaaaagatatttgaaactaattgccggtttgatgtgttttaaaaatgtacggcccatttctcattactgatgggccattttctaggccagccgaatgaaagctctcctcgccttgaaagatttgcagcccaacaggcctgacaaagcgacttacttggcaaatcgcaaaaaaactgggctgtggccgtggacccagctgtcagcctctccatgtacagtactcttccgatggaagtcgttccttgaccacgttgaccacgccacgcggagagcaccacggcggtggatgatggcgaggcctaggaaggggacgtcgcggagccggggaagacgcggcagtggaagcccgcgcggagaggagtacgagggttcactggttcggctgcggtgtgaggctgccgtcgccgcagggcctggccagtggtggtaatagtagggggcggtgaggcctctacggcagcacagccggccacgggaggcaggagcatgcggcacgaccggcgctgctttgggcggctggagcaagaagaccagaggttgaagaagcgctacggccgttggatggacatcgtacggtcactggagttagaatcgttcatattgactaagttgacaaatcccttcgtctccgtcaacttagtaggcccacaagtcagcctcccaccaaggtgggtcccagctagccggtggagtattcatttttttgtgcgtaataaggaggcacttccggtgggtccgagctgacagcggggggaacatttttttcacgaaatacggtggcccgtccggtgggtcccagcagtcagggggaaacgatttttttcgcaaaatactggtggcccgtccggtgggtccccgctgtcaggtggaggaataattattttgcgcgtaataaggaggcacttccttgcggccgccgtggacccagctgtcagcctctccacgtacagtactcttccgatggaagtcggtcattgaccacgttgaccacgccgcgccgagagaaccagggcggtggacgacggcgaggcctaggaaggggacgacgcggagccggggaagacgcagtagtggaagcccgcgcagagaggagtacgagggttcactggttcggttgcggtatgagactgtcgtcgccgtagaataacagggggtgtgggtgagtggagggatggcctggccagcggtgggagtagtatgggggcggtgaggcctccgcggcagcacagccggccacgggaggcaggagcaggcggcacgaccggcgctgctttgggcggctggaccaaaaagaccagaggtcgaagaagcactacggccgttggatggacatcgtacggtcaatgaagctagaatcgtttatattgactaagttgacaaagcccttggtacgctctaacttagtaggcccacaggtcagcctccgaaacggtgcgccccagatgtcagggggagaaatcattttttgggcggccgaagctaagaatatccgagattga
Protein-coding regions in this window:
- the LOC123167016 gene encoding protein ABERRANT PANICLE ORGANIZATION 1-like, with the protein product MNLLPHHHLSLPSGPGRRPSPAAAEVEMDPRVWRRLPQPLLDRVLACLPTPSFLRARAVCRRFYHLLFSSPFLHSHLLHSPHLPFFAFAVPSAGHLLLLDPTSQPQGPSWFLLPLPIPGPAAGFSPAAASAGLLAFLSDASGHKTLLLANPITRLLAALPLGPTQRLSPTVGLAAGSTSIIAVVAGDDLVSPFAVKNISVDTFVADAASVPSSGFWVPSSLLPRLSSLDPRAGMAFASGRFYCMSSSPFAVLVFDVAANVWSKVQPPMRRFLRSPALVELGGGREGSGTARVGLVASVEKSRLSVPRSVRVWTLRGRGASGGGGGAWSEVGRMPQDVHTQFAAAEGGRGFECAAHGDFVVLAPRGGPATVPVPTTVLVFDSRRDEWRWAPPCPYVGHGMAAVANGGGAGFRVLAYEPRLATPAIGLLDATTPVALHGMHG